The following nucleotide sequence is from Gammaproteobacteria bacterium.
TTATATCGGTGGTGAGGGGCATAATCTACAAGAGCACTCTGTAGTATTAATTCGCGGTGGTCGTGTAAAAGATTTGCCTGGTGTTCGTTATCACACCGTACGTGGAAGTTTGGATACACAAGGTGTGTCAGATCGAATGCAAGGCCGTTCTAAGTACGGTACTAAAAAACCTAAAGCTTAGGGAAGTCTAAGTCTTAAACCACGAACCGTTCCCGTTCATTAACTAAACTAATCGAAAAGATTTATAAAGAGTAAGTTGCCATGTCGCGTAGAAGAGAAATACCAAAAAGAGAAATATTACCTGACCCGAAATTTGGTGATCTACTAGTTGCTAAATTTGTAAATATATTGATGAAGCACGGTAAAAAATCCACCGCTGAGAAAATTCTTTATTTAGCATTTGATAGTGCAAGTAGTAAAAGCGGGCAGGATGGATTAGAGGTATTTAAAAAAGCACTTGAGAATGTGCGTCCTTTTGTAGAGGTAAAATCACGTCGTGTCGGCGGTGCGACGTACCAAGTTCCTGTGGAAGTTCGCCCAGTACGCCAAACCACATTGGCAATGCGCTGGATAATCGAAGCAGCGAAAAAGCGCGGTGAGAAATCTATGATTAACAAGTTGGCGGGTGAGTTAGTGGATGCATCTGAACAAAAAGGTTCAGCAATGAAGAAACGTGAAGAAACTTTACGCATGGCCGAAGCTAACAAGGCCTTTTCTCATTATCGTTGGTAGCGTGAGTAGTATCTTCTCATGGCGCGCAAGACCCCAATCTCGCGGTACCGTAATATCGGTATCATGGCGCACATTGATGCAGGCAAAACTACAACAACAGAGCGTGTTCTTTTTTACACGGGAATATCGCACAAAATAGGTGAAGTTCATGACGGTGCCGCTGTCATGGATTGGATGGAGCAAGAGCAAGAGCGCGGAATAACCATTACTTCTGCAGCAACCACTTGTTTTTGGAACGGAATGGCAGGTCAGTTCGACCAGCACCGTATTAACATTATCGACACCCCTGGGCACGTAGATTTTACTATTGAAGTGGAGCGATCATTACGTGTGCTGGATGGTGCATGCGCTGTTTTTTGTGCGGTAGGTGGAGTCGAGCCGCAATCGGAAACGGTATGGCGCCAGGCCAATAAGTATCATGTGCCACGTATGGCATTTGTGAATAAGATGGATCGAACTGGCGCAAATTTTTTGCGCGTGGTGGAGCAAATTCGTGAACGACTTGGTTCGCATGCGGTGCCGATTCAGTTAGCGATTGGTGCAGAAGAAAACTTTCAGGGTGTGGTTGACCTGGTCAAGATGAAAGCGGTCTATTGGAATGAGGCTGATCTTGGTGCCACCTTTGAAGAGAAAGAAATACCGCCAGACATGATGGAAGAATGTCAAAAATGGCGTGAGGAAATGGTAGAAGCTGCAGCCGAGTCCTCAGAAGAGATTATGGATAAGTACTTAGAAGAGGGAACCTTATCAGTGGATGATATTCGCAAGGGATTGCGCCACCGAACATTAGCCAACGAAATCGTACCGACCTTATGCGGTTCAGCGTTTAAAAATAAAGGCGTGCAAGCGATGTTGGATGCGGTAATTGATTATATGCCGTCACCCATTGATGTACCGGCCATTCAGGGTATTTTGGATGACGGTAAGGAAACGGAGGCTGAAAGAAAGTCTTCGGATGAAGAGCCGTTTGCTGCGTTGGCTTTTAAGATTGCAACGGACTCTTATGTAGGCGCCTTAACCTTTTTTAGAGTCTACTCGGGTGTAATGAAATCTGGAGATTCAGTTTATAACTCCATTAAAGGAAAGAAGGAGCGTGTAGGGCGAATATTGCAAATGCATGCCAACTCACGTGAAGAGATTAAAGAGGTGCGTGCAGGAGATATTGCTGCAGCCGTTGGTTTAAAAGATGTGACCACGGGAGAAACGCTGTGTGATTCAAAACATGTCATCAAGTTAGAACGTATGGAGTTTCCTGAGCCGGTGATTTCAGTTGCGGTGGAGCCAAGGACGGTGGCCGATCAAGAAAAGATGGGTGTTGCGTTGCAAAAGTTAGCGCAAGAAGACCCTTCTTTTCGGGTGAAGACGGATGAAGAATCAGGGCAGACGATAATTTCCGGGATGGGAGAGCTGCACTTAGATATTATTGTTGACCGCATGAGGCGTGAATTTAGTGTTGAAGCAAATGTGGGTGCACCACAAGTTTCGTATCGTGAATCCATTAGCACGAGTGTTGATCATGAAAGTAAATTTGTGCGACAGTCTGGTGGAAAAGGCCAATATGGACATGTGTATTTACGCATTGAGCCACAGCCACAGGGTGGTGGATTTGAATTTGTAAATGAGATTAAGGGTGGTGTAGTGCCTCGTGAATATATACCTGCCGTAGAGAAGGGTGTAAAAGAGGCGCTGGATAACGGGGTAATCGCTGGTTATCCGGTTGTTGATGTCAAAGTGACTTTATACGATGGTTCATTTCACGAAGTGGACTCATCAGAAGTGGCGTTTAAAATAGCTGGCTCAATGGGTTTTCGTGAGGGAATGCAGAAAGCAGATCCTGTGTTGTTAGAGCCGATTATGAAAGTGGAAGTAGTTACACCCGAAGAATACATGGGTGATGTG
It contains:
- the rpsG gene encoding 30S ribosomal protein S7 — translated: MSRRREIPKREILPDPKFGDLLVAKFVNILMKHGKKSTAEKILYLAFDSASSKSGQDGLEVFKKALENVRPFVEVKSRRVGGATYQVPVEVRPVRQTTLAMRWIIEAAKKRGEKSMINKLAGELVDASEQKGSAMKKREETLRMAEANKAFSHYRW
- the fusA gene encoding elongation factor G, producing the protein MARKTPISRYRNIGIMAHIDAGKTTTTERVLFYTGISHKIGEVHDGAAVMDWMEQEQERGITITSAATTCFWNGMAGQFDQHRINIIDTPGHVDFTIEVERSLRVLDGACAVFCAVGGVEPQSETVWRQANKYHVPRMAFVNKMDRTGANFLRVVEQIRERLGSHAVPIQLAIGAEENFQGVVDLVKMKAVYWNEADLGATFEEKEIPPDMMEECQKWREEMVEAAAESSEEIMDKYLEEGTLSVDDIRKGLRHRTLANEIVPTLCGSAFKNKGVQAMLDAVIDYMPSPIDVPAIQGILDDGKETEAERKSSDEEPFAALAFKIATDSYVGALTFFRVYSGVMKSGDSVYNSIKGKKERVGRILQMHANSREEIKEVRAGDIAAAVGLKDVTTGETLCDSKHVIKLERMEFPEPVISVAVEPRTVADQEKMGVALQKLAQEDPSFRVKTDEESGQTIISGMGELHLDIIVDRMRREFSVEANVGAPQVSYRESISTSVDHESKFVRQSGGKGQYGHVYLRIEPQPQGGGFEFVNEIKGGVVPREYIPAVEKGVKEALDNGVIAGYPVVDVKVTLYDGSFHEVDSSEVAFKIAGSMGFREGMQKADPVLLEPIMKVEVVTPEEYMGDVVGDLNRRRGMVGGMEESPSGKVIRSEVPLSEMFGYATDLRSATQGRATYSMEFDKYKEVPNKLSDGMIKKNF